Proteins encoded within one genomic window of Aquarana catesbeiana isolate 2022-GZ linkage group LG03, ASM4218655v1, whole genome shotgun sequence:
- the WASHC3 gene encoding WASH complex subunit 3 isoform X1, translating into MDEDGLPIVGSGIDLTKVPAIQQKRTVAFLNQFVLHTVQFLNRFSTVCEEKLSGLSLRIQQIETTLNILEAKLSSIPGLEDVKAETPLLPTSLTNGHVPSLQADTESLTVSPQSDVVQQNSINDNTSQKEEVHTNSVATVAKDPRYARYLKMVQVGVPVMAIRNKMISEGLNPDLLETPNAPVPDEELAAEDSSDSESSFSD; encoded by the exons GTCCCAGCTATCCAACAGAAGAGGACTGTTGCTTTTCTGAATCAGTTTGTGCTGCacacagtgcagttcctcaatCGCTTCTCAACTGTGTGTGAAGAG AAACTATCAGGCCTTTCTCTGCGTATTCAACAGATTGAAACAACTCTCAACATTTTAGAAGCAAAG CTTTCTTCCATCCCTGGCTTAGAAGATGTGAAAGCTGAAACGCCACTTCTGCCTACCAGTCTTACCAATGGACACGTGCCATCATTACAAGCTGATACAGAATCCCTTACAGTTTCACCCCAGTCAGAT GTGGTGCAGCAGAATTCCATAAATGATAACACATCACAAAAGGAAGAAGTACACACAAACAGTGTTGCAACCGTGGCTAAAGATCCTAGATATGCCAGATATCTGAAGATGGTCCAAGTG GGGGTACCTGTGATGGCCATCAGAAACAAAATGATTTCAGAAGGACTTAATCCAGATCTTTTAGA AACCCCCAATGCCCCAGTTCCTGATGAAGAACTTGCAGCAGAAGACAGCTCTGACAGTGAATCTTCCTTTAGTGACTAA
- the WASHC3 gene encoding WASH complex subunit 3 isoform X2: MDEDGLPIVGSGIDLTKKLSGLSLRIQQIETTLNILEAKLSSIPGLEDVKAETPLLPTSLTNGHVPSLQADTESLTVSPQSDVVQQNSINDNTSQKEEVHTNSVATVAKDPRYARYLKMVQVGVPVMAIRNKMISEGLNPDLLETPNAPVPDEELAAEDSSDSESSFSD; this comes from the exons AAACTATCAGGCCTTTCTCTGCGTATTCAACAGATTGAAACAACTCTCAACATTTTAGAAGCAAAG CTTTCTTCCATCCCTGGCTTAGAAGATGTGAAAGCTGAAACGCCACTTCTGCCTACCAGTCTTACCAATGGACACGTGCCATCATTACAAGCTGATACAGAATCCCTTACAGTTTCACCCCAGTCAGAT GTGGTGCAGCAGAATTCCATAAATGATAACACATCACAAAAGGAAGAAGTACACACAAACAGTGTTGCAACCGTGGCTAAAGATCCTAGATATGCCAGATATCTGAAGATGGTCCAAGTG GGGGTACCTGTGATGGCCATCAGAAACAAAATGATTTCAGAAGGACTTAATCCAGATCTTTTAGA AACCCCCAATGCCCCAGTTCCTGATGAAGAACTTGCAGCAGAAGACAGCTCTGACAGTGAATCTTCCTTTAGTGACTAA